GCAGCAagctgggagctcctggtgctgctctgctcagtgccCAAACCCTGTAAGGTGGGATGTGGAAAGTACATGTCCCAGTCCCCTGGGAGGCCCTGGAGCCTGGCTGGATGTGTCCTGCCATCCCAGGACACCCCTGCACTGGCTGCTGACAGCACCCCCAGGAGCTAAAACACATCCCAGGCCTGCCTCTCCCCCTGtatcccacagagcagagggaacagaTGTGTTGAGCAAGAGAGGGCTTGCACAAGCGTCAGATCTGGGTGCAATTAAGGGACCAGCTAATTACAGAACTGAAAAGGGGTGATGTGCTCTCACATGTGCCACTACAAGGAATGCTGTGTCTGGGGATCCTGGGCACTTGTTCCTGCCTTTGTATCCTCACTGCTCCACTGTGCCAGACAGTGATGGTCAAGTGAGGGTCTCCTGGATTAGGCGAGGGACATAATGGGACcatccccactgtccccacaaCCACTGCCAAGAGCAGAGGGTGACGGGAcaggatcagggagagaatcTTCCTCAGTCCTTTGTGCTGCACAGGGTCTCTAAGAAGCACCACGGAATCAGTTCTGTGACTAACTGCCCTGGAAAGCCCAAATCCATAATTTCTGCCCTCTCTCCAACCTGCTCCTGGCGATGCTCTCTCTGTGTCCTCCCTGGGACTGCAGCCACgtccctctccctttcccgtGCAGGTATGTGGCCATACGATACCCCCTGCACTCCAGGGAGCTGAGGACACCCAGGAACGCCCTCCTGGCCATTTGTCTCATCTGGGGGCTCTCCTTCATCTTCTCGGGCCCTTACCTCAGCTACTACCAGGAGTTCCAGCTGGCCAACCTGACCGTCTGCCACCCCATCTGGGAGATCTCCCAGCGCAAGATCATGGACATCTGCACCTTCATCTTCAGCTACATCATCCCCGTGCTCATCCTGAGCCTCACTTACGTGCGGACTATTCGCTACCTGTGGCGGTCCGTGGACCCTCTCCAAGACATGTCGGAGTCCAAGAAGGCCAAGAGGAAGGTCACCAGGATGATCATCATTGTCGCCGTCCTGTTCTGCCTCTGCTGGCTGCCCCATCACCTGGTCATCCTGTGCGTGTGGTTCGGGTACTTCCCCCTCAACCACTCCACGTACGTGCTGCGCATCCTCTCGCACGTCATCTCCTACGCCAACTCCTGCGTCAACCCCATCGTCTACGCCCTGGTCTCCAAGCACTTCCGCAAGGGCTTCAAGAAGAtcttcagctgcctcctgcGCAAGAAGGCAGCGCACAAGGTGCACGTGGCCCAGGCTGCCAACACGGTCAGCACgctggaggcagagctcagcGAGGTGACCCAGCTGAGCGAAGCCCTGCCCGGCCGCTCGGCTGCGCGCTGCAGGGCCCCCGCGCAGCCCTGGggggaggcagggctgcaggggcagcagcagagagcagatgGCTCCTCTGTCACCTTCAACATCAGCTAGCAGagctccctcccaccccacagctTTGCAGTCTCCTGCAGCATTGCAGGCCTGGGGCTGGGCTACGTTTTGGGTTGAAATGGGTCCAGTTGAACCCTTTTCATTCAGCTGCACCCAGATATCACAACTGTGATACTGCTGACACAAACTCAGCCAAGAACCAGCCAAGGACAGGATTTGCTTCCACCAAGcacctgctgagagcagagatcaaacccaaaaacccactGCCATGTGTAAACACCTGTTCCTCTGTGATGGATGGACTTACTCCCTGTTGCATTTACACCCAGAGCCTCTGAAAAGCTCTGGCCcctcc
This window of the Motacilla alba alba isolate MOTALB_02 chromosome 18, Motacilla_alba_V1.0_pri, whole genome shotgun sequence genome carries:
- the GALR2 gene encoding galanin receptor type 2 yields the protein MNGSLAGPGGGWQPESVVIPLVYFLIFLVGTVGNSLVLAVLLRNGQVKNTTNLFILNLGVADLCFILFCVPFQATIYTLEGWVFGPFMCKAVHFFIYLTMYASSFTLATVSLDRYVAIRYPLHSRELRTPRNALLAICLIWGLSFIFSGPYLSYYQEFQLANLTVCHPIWEISQRKIMDICTFIFSYIIPVLILSLTYVRTIRYLWRSVDPLQDMSESKKAKRKVTRMIIIVAVLFCLCWLPHHLVILCVWFGYFPLNHSTYVLRILSHVISYANSCVNPIVYALVSKHFRKGFKKIFSCLLRKKAAHKVHVAQAANTVSTLEAELSEVTQLSEALPGRSAARCRAPAQPWGEAGLQGQQQRADGSSVTFNIS